The Winogradskyella schleiferi genome contains the following window.
TGAAATAGGTAATTATGAATACAGCCTGGACAATGGCCCATGGCAGGACGGGACCCTGTTCACCGACGTGTCGCCCGGCCAGCACCATATCACGGCAAGGGACAGGAACGGCTGTGGGACAACGACCGAACCGGCATTTATAATCGATTATCCGCTGTACTTTACGCCCAACGGAGACGGCCGAAATGAAACTTGGAACATAGAAAGTATTGGAAGCAGCGCAAAAATTTACATATTTGACCGCTACGGAAAACTTCTGAAACAAATTAGCCCAGATGGAACTGGCTGGAACGGCACCTACAATGGCAGTGCTATGCCAACCGACGGCTATTGGTTTACGGTTGAGTACGACGAGCCTTTGACAGGCGAACGTAAAGAATTTAGAGCCCATTTTACTTTAAAGCGTTAGAATTTTTATTCTAATGTAAATTCATACTCGCGTTCCACTTTACATATTCTTACATTATACCAATTGTACCATTGTTCGCGTCCCTTTTGTTGCGCAAATAAATGCGCTGTATTGGCTTTCCAGTTTTTTATGGCTTCCAAACTTTCCCAATAACTTATTGTAATTCCGACGTCGTTTCGGGCAGAATCTATTCCTAAATAACCTTTCTGTTGTTGAGCTAGATTTTCCATTTTTTCCGCCATTTCTGAGTAGCCTTTAATATCTGTTGCCTGAGTTGAGGTAAAAATTACGGCGTAATAGGGTTTAAAGTTTTTCATATTTATCTCCCACGAAAGTGGGAATCTCATTTCGTTATAATTATCCTGCAAGGTTTTTCCAAACCTGTGGTATTGATAGTTTAAAACAGACCTGCAAGGTTTTCACTTCTGCTTTCTACCTGTTCGGCAGATAGGCGCTCAGCTACCATAAAAACCATGGAGGTCAGGAATGCTGACCTTTCAGATTTTAGAAACCTGAAAGGCCTTTTTTAATGTTAACAGCCACTAGGCATATCAAATTCTATTATTTTTTCCGTGATATTATTCTCAAAATCCGTCAATATAATTTTTAAGAACACACGATTTGTCGACACTCCAACAGGATGATCTTTTAGGTTTTTAATAGTTTTAAAATAGTTTAGCCAATCTTCGCCACATTGCTCAATCACTTCTGTTTTTAATTCTTCAACAGAAGTTGTGATAAATTTTTTCCAGTCATTTTCGGTATAAGCTAATGTTTCAAAAGTGTTGGATGTAATTTGTTTTAATGGTTTCCATTCCGAATCAAAACTTTTCCAATCTTTTGCATCACATTGCGCATCTGCACTCATAAAGGAAATGCTATTTTCATAACGTTGAAAAATACTTACATGTTTATAATCACTATCAACGAGAACGATTTCTTTTCTTTCTGGCGAAGCACCTATATCTACATTGATTTTTGCGGAATCTTGTTGTTTTAAATTGTGGTTTCTTTTATAATCACTAGTGGCCAAATTCTTTATTTCAACATTCAATTTATCCAAATCCAATTGTATGGTTTTAGAAATTTTTGATGAAGATAAATAGCCATTAAAGACATAACCAATATGGTTTCGGGTTTCTACTTTTACCCATTCGCCACTTACTTTCTTCCCACCATCGAGGACGACGAGTTTAATATCTGTTTCTTCCAATACACCAATGGCTTCTGCATAGGCTAACTTAGTCAATAGTTTTCCATTGACATCGGGTTGGTCTCTAAGTGATAATCCACTTTCGGCGGCGACATATGCATATTGTTGTGCACAAAGTATCGCGACATTCATTACTAATCCTACTGCTAAAATTTTTTTCAAAAAGTTCATAATTTTTAATTTTTTATCCTGAATTGATTTCAGGAACGTTAAACATTTTAGCGGTTTATGTTTAGGATTCTTGTCTGTCGACCGACGAGCATTCAGTTTATTTTGATTTAATTATTTTCGGTAATGCATTATGTAAAGCCTTTGAATCATATCCTTTTAGTATTTCTTCACTTGACTCTAAAGATTCTTTAATTGTTGATTTTTTGTATACTTCTTGGAAATTCTTTATTTTAAGGAAAGCTGAAATAAACCCTACTTGTCGAGCTTTAATTGTTTCAGTTACTATAATATCACGTTGATTTTTATTAATGTAAAATGAGTTTAAATCTAAAATATAATTGACTTTATTCGAAGTGTCATAAATTTCCTGAGCTATATTTATAAAAACCTCATTTCCTTCAAATATTCCTTCAACTATTTTATCAACCCCTTCATTTTTAATATATAATTGAAAATCAGAAATATTTTTTTCCATTTCATAAATTGGAATTTTCAGTTCATTTATTAATCTAGCTTCTACTTCGAGTTTATTTTCAAATATCTTTTGCTTTTTACTAAACTTAAAAGAAATATAAGTACCAAAAAAAAAAGCTGCTACAAAACTTGTAAGAGATGTAACTCCTATTGTAATCCAATTTAATTCATCCATAATTTTAAAATTAATTTAATTTGTTGTTAAGCTTGTACTTAAGCCAAATGATAATTTTACTTATCCTGCAAGGTTTCTAAAACCTTGTAGGTATCGATTTGGAATTTAGACCTGCTAGGTTTTTGAAACCTAACAGGTCTTGGACCAGTAATTCGTCCTCGTATTACAGTTTTGGTTCATAAGATTCCTGCTTTCGCAGGAATTTGGCTATTTCTCAACAGTAATCCATTCTCCTTTATTCCGCACCAAATAATCATTATCATACATCGCTTCGGCTTGCGAACCTGGTAAATAATACGTGCCTAAGTAAGATGCGTTCAATAAGACGGTAAACGTTTTGGTGCCATGTTTTCCTTTCGGATTCATATCGAAATAGAAATTCACGCGGTCATCCCTAATGTCAGTGTATCTTGCTTGACTTACAGTGGTATCGCCAAAAGCGGTAAATCTAGTATTCACAATGTCCCAACCTGAAGGGAAAATTTGAGTCAATGCCACGTCGTGTACATAATCTCGTGTCAAGTTTGAAATACTTACTGTTGCCACAAAATCTAGACCTTGTTGTAGTTTAGTTACATCGAGTTTGTTGCCTTGTAAATCTTTATAGCTTGTTGAAATGGTAAAGCCACGTTGTTCGGCTAGTTCTTCGCCTAATTTTAGCTTACCCGAACTTACAACTCTCACATATACCAAATTGTCCTTTGCATTAGTCACTTTAAGCTGATTAATACCATCATTAATAGGAATACTGCGTTGTGCAATCGCGTTTTTAGTATCTATGCTTTCTGATGTTCCATTAATACTATAAGTCAGTTTTAAATCTTTTCCACCATTTTTAATAACCATTTTTCCCATGGCCAATAAACTATAGGCTGTGGTCTGCGTGCTCATCCATTGATCGCTCGATAAATCCTTGGCAATGGATTTCGCCAAATCCCTGGCTTTAGGATTTCCTGTAATGATCATAGTTTCTAAAGCCATAGCTCTATTTCTATCCACCGAACCGTAAGTGTAATAATTGGATTTTGGTGGATTGAAATCAATATTAGCCGTATTGGAAATGGCATCACTGGCTTCTTTTTGTCCTGCTAAGGCATACGCTGCTGCTAATCGCCATTTGGCTTCGTTTGAGATTTCATCAAACTCTCGCAATCTGTTCATGCTTGTTAAATCTGGACTTCCTGCTAAGGCCAACGTATATAAACGATACGCTTGTGCTAAATCGGAATGATAGATTCTATAACTCGGTCTCCAATTTCTAGCCGCTTGTTTTTGGTATGCAATCCAGTTGCTTTTGAAAGTTAATGGCAATACAAAACCTTTTTTCTCAGCTTCAATCATAAAATGACCAGCGTAACTTGTGCTCCAATCGTTGGCCGTATTTTCTCCCATCCAATAGCTCATGCCGCCATTTGCTTGTTGGAAATTACCCAAACGTTTTATACCACTTTCAATATTACTTTGAAGCTCTTTCTTCTTTTTGGCTGTCAAATCAAAAATATCAGCTAAGTACAATTGAGGAAACACACCTGAAGTGGTTTGCTCTAAACAACCATGAGGATAGCGAATTAAATATTGCAATCGTCGTGTGAAATCCATTGGAGGCAAGGTTGAAAATTCTACGGTTGCTGAATTTGTTCCTGAAACACCAAAGGTGGTAACATTTATGGTTTGTTC
Protein-coding sequences here:
- a CDS encoding T9SS type B sorting domain-containing protein — protein: MSPGQHHITARDRNGCGTTTEPAFIIDYPLYFTPNGDGRNETWNIESIGSSAKIYIFDRYGKLLKQISPDGTGWNGTYNGSAMPTDGYWFTVEYDEPLTGERKEFRAHFTLKR
- a CDS encoding antibiotic biosynthesis monooxygenase family protein; translation: MKNFKPYYAVIFTSTQATDIKGYSEMAEKMENLAQQQKGYLGIDSARNDVGITISYWESLEAIKNWKANTAHLFAQQKGREQWYNWYNVRICKVEREYEFTLE
- a CDS encoding SH3 domain-containing protein yields the protein MKKILAVGLVMNVAILCAQQYAYVAAESGLSLRDQPDVNGKLLTKLAYAEAIGVLEETDIKLVVLDGGKKVSGEWVKVETRNHIGYVFNGYLSSSKISKTIQLDLDKLNVEIKNLATSDYKRNHNLKQQDSAKINVDIGASPERKEIVLVDSDYKHVSIFQRYENSISFMSADAQCDAKDWKSFDSEWKPLKQITSNTFETLAYTENDWKKFITTSVEELKTEVIEQCGEDWLNYFKTIKNLKDHPVGVSTNRVFLKIILTDFENNITEKIIEFDMPSGC